The DNA window CTTTCAACAGATGATGGATGGATTCCTGAATTTGCAAAGCATAAAGAAAACTCTTTTGTAGTTCCAAAAGTCGACTACATGAATATGAGCATTTACGAACAGGATACTTATGATCTAAATAAATTATATGAGATTCTGGAGAATGATATTATCCCAACTTATTATAACAATACAAATGCTTGGAGAAAAATTCAATACAATGCAATGGATGATGTTAAAAACCAATTCAATAGTGATAGAATGGCCGATGAATACTACAAGATCCTTTATAATCACCAGTAGGATTAGGCTACAAATTATAAAGGAGTAAAAAATTAAACGCCAAAAAATTAAACAAAAAACGTGGAAAATTCCACGTTTTTATTTGACTTAATCCTTTTTCTTCTTAGGCACTTTTAAACCTTTTTCTCTGGCCTCTGAAATACCAATGGCAACCGCTTGTTTTTGACTGGTTACTTTCTTTCCAGAAGAGGATTTTAATTTACCCTCTTTGAATTCGTGCATTACTTTTCCTACTTTGTCTTGAGCTTTGTCTGAATATTTTGTCTTGCTCATCATATTATTTTTTAAGATTTTGGCAGGGAAACCCCTAATTCATAAACTTTAGCATGTTTCAAATACTTTGAACGTTCTCTTGAAGTAACCGATTCCAGTCGATCATTTTTGATCACAATAATCGGATCTTCCATATTTTCAATTTCAAAATTGGCGAAATACCTTTCTTCCGGACTCGTTTTATCATTTTTAGCCTTTATTTTTTGCAATTCTTCTGCATATTTCTTAAATCCAGGATCCGAGGAATGAATGAATTTATATTCATCACCAGCATCTACGTAATAATGAAGTTTTTTTTCTATTAAACCTGCTTCTTCTGAAATCTGAGGGTTGTCATTTCCATCTTTAAAACTTACTTCTACTAAAGTTCCTCCTTTTTTCTGAGCACATCCCTCAGCATCTTTAAAGCTAGAAAACCCTGTGTATACGATTTGATCGTTCAAAACATAACGGTTTAATTTCTGATTGAATGCATTCGTTTCCATAATTATTATTTTAGCTTGATTTATATAATACATCCAATTTTTTTGCCAAAGCCTTATCTAAAAAAGCTTTTTTGTGCATTTGATAAAATTATTATCTTTGAATCTCTTTAAAATTAGAAATGAAAAAAATCCTATTAACTCTTAGTATTGCTGCTGTATTTCAAAATCTATCAGCACAAGAAATTACATTAGACAAAATATATTCAGGATATTACCGCGGAAAGGGCATTGCTGGAATTACTTCCATGAAAAATGGAGAAAATTATCTGGTTATTGAACAGGGTGGAATTGCAAAATATTCTTACAAAACTTCCCAAAAAGAAGGAAATATTGTTGATGGACAATACCAGAGTTATGAGTTTTCTGATGATGAGTCGAAGATCCTCTTACTTAAAGATAGTCAGCCAATTTACAGACATTCCTTTTTAGGCAAATTTGATGTTAAAGATTTAAAATCAGGAAAAGTAACCAGCTTAAATGATGGTAAAACAGTGCAGGAGCCAAGATTCTCTCCGGATGCCAGTAAGGTAGCGTTCATTTCTGAAAACAATTTATTTTTCCAGGATCTAACCTCTGGAAAAATTACCCAGATAACTACAGATGGAAAGAAAAATTCTATTCTCAATGGATTGGCAGACTGGGTATATGAGGAAGAATTCGGACACGCGAGATTATTTGAATGGACAAAAAACTCGGATGCACTTGTTTTCGTAAAATCAGATGAGAGTCAGGTTCCGGAAATATACATTCCTATCTACGGTAAATCATTGTATCCGTCGGAAATGCGTTATAAATACCCTAAAGCAGGAGAAAAAAATTCTATTGTTTCAGCACAATTATACCGTCTGGATTCAGGAAAAACAATACCATTGAATTTAGGTTCTTTTAAAAATTATTACATCCCCAATGTTTTTCAAACTGCAAAAGCAGATGAAATGGTGTTAATTACTTCTGAAAGAATACAAAATGCTTCAGATATTTTAAAAGTTAATACAAAGACCGGAGCAGTTCAGAAGTTGTTTACGGAAACTGACGAAAAATGGATTGATACAGATAGCCCTACATTAGAATTTCTTGAAGATGATTCATTTCTTTGGGGTTCAGAAAGAGATGGCAACCGTCATTTATATTGGTATGACAAAGATGGCAAGCTGAAAAAACAAGTTACAAAAGGAAATTGGGAAGTAACAGATTATTACGGTTACAATCCAAAGTCTAAAGAAATTTATGTTCAGACCACTGAGAAAGGAAGTATCAACAAAGTGATTTCCAAGATCAATATAGAAAACGGAAAATCTCAACTGATCTCAAACGCAGAAGGAAATAATTCTGCCAATTTCAGTAAGAACTATAATTATTTTATCGAGACCTCCTCTACAGTTTCAAAGCCATTTACTTTTGTCTTAAAAGACGGAAATGGTAAAACTGTAAAAGAATTACAAAACAACAATGATCAGCTACAAAAACTAAAAGCTGACAATTTTGTTGATAAAGAGTTTATTACTATTCCAAACTCAGTGGGTGATCAAATGAATGCATGGGTGATGAAACCTAAGAACTTTGATCCAAACAAAAAGTATCCTTTATTTATGTTTCAGTATTCAGGACCTGGTTCTCAACAGGTGGCTAACACCTGGGATACCGGAAATACTTTATGGTTTAATCATTTAGTTCAAAAGGGATATATTGTAGCTTGTGTAGATGGACGTGGAACAGGATATAAAGGAGCGAAATTCAAAAAAGTAACCTACATGAATTTAGGGAAATACGAAATTGAAGATCAGATCACTGCTGCAAAATGGTTTGGAAATCAATCCTATATTGATAAAAGCCGAATCGGAATGTTCGGTTGGAGCTTCGGAGGTTATATGACGAGTTTAGCTATGACAAAGGGAGCTGATGTTTTCAAAGCGGGGATTGCTGTTGCACCAGTTACCAACTGGAGGTATTACGATTCTGTTTATACAGAAAGGTTCATGAGGACTCCACAGGAAAACGCGGAAGGATATGATAAAAATTCCCCAACAGAATATGCCAACCTATTAAAAGGAAAACTCTTATTGATTCACGGAACTGCTGATGATAATGTACATTTCCAGAATTCCATGGAATTCTCTGAGGCATTGATTCAAAACAAAAAACAGTTTGATTTCATGGCTTATCCGGATAAAAATCACGGGATTTATGGTGGCCAGACAAGACCACAACTGTATGAGAAAATGACAGATTTTATTTTAGATAATTTATAATCTAGTATCAAATAACCTATTAAACCTTCTAATTTATTTTAGAAGGTTTTTTAATATTAATTTCATTAATCGTTTTGCAAAGAGTAATTTATTTTATCAATTAAAATTAAAAACTTACTTTTGAGAAATTTGAAATTTGAATCGATGAAGACTAAACATCCTAAAGGCCTGCCTTTTCTCTTTTTTACTGAAATGTGGGAACGTTTCGGGTATTATTTAATTCTCGGAATTTTTGTTCTTTACGTTATTGAGCCTACAGGGTTGAAAGGTGGTCTCGGGCTGCCCGACAAAACTGCTGATGATATTTTTGGAACTTATATCGCTTTGACCTATTTAACACCTTTTATTGGTGGATTTCTAGCAGATAGAGTTTTAGGTTATATCAAATCTATCTATTTAGGAGGAATTTTAATGGCTGCGGGTTATATCGGGATGGGAGTTTTCAAAGATCTACCTTTATTTTATGGGTCTTTAGCATTAATTATTATCGGAAACGGTTTCTTTAAACCAACCATTTCTACCCTTTTAGGAAATCTATATTCTGAAGAACCTTATAGAGCAAATAAAGATTCTGGCTACAATATTTTCTATATGGGAATTAATATTGGTGCCTTTATCTGTAATATTATCGCCGCTTTTATGCGTAATAAATTCGGATGGGGTGAAGCCTTTATTACTGCTGGAGTAGGTATGCTAGTTGGTATGATAATTTTTACCATTGGAAGAAAACATTATATCCACGCAGCTCAGATGAAGCCTGTACAAGAAGGAGATACCAAACTTTCTGAAATCTTAATTAAGGTTTTCCTACCAGCGATCATAGCTGGAGCAATTGGATGGTTTGTACCTAATAATATTTTCGGAAGTGACAGTACAGATGCATTTATTTTTGCCTGTATCCCTGTTATTTACTTTTATGCTTCTCTTTATTTTAAGGCAAAACCAGAAGAAAAAACTTCTATTGGAGCCTTGTTATCTGTATTTTTGATCAGTATGTTTTTCTGGGCAGTTTTCAAACAGAATGGAACAGCATTAACGAGATGGGCTAATTATTACACAGACCGAAGTGTCCCTGCAGCTATAGAAAAGCCTTTAGAAGACATCTATATGGTAGATGGGAAAAGCTATAAAGATAAAGAGGTTCCTGTTTATGATGATCAGTATCAATCTCAAAAAGATAAAGACGGAAAAACAATAAAAACAACCGGCAAAGATGTCTATTTTAAAAATATTTCCTCTGAGCAACGTGCAGAACTTGAAAAGAATCCCGAGAAGCAGGTATTTCTGTACAATACGGAATTATTTCAATCCATCAATCCATTTTGGGTTATTGCTTTAACACCTTTAGTGGTTGGATTTTGGGCCTTACTGCGAAGAAAAGGAAAGGAACCATTAACTCCTACAAAGATTGTTTTGGGACTGTTTATTTCTGGATTATCCTGTCTGGTAATGGTTTTAGCAGTAATAGCCGGAGATAATGGAGCGGTTAAGGTTTCTCCATGGTGGCTGGTTGCCGGTTATGGAGTCATTACAGTCGGCGAACTTTGTCTTTCTCCAATGGGATTGTCTTTTGTTTCCAAGCTCTCGCCACCGAGAATCACAGCACTTATGATGGGTGGCTTTTTCCTTGCTAATTCTGTGGGGAACAAACTTTCTGGAATCTTAGCAAGCACCTGGTATAACTATGACAATAAAGTAAATTATTTCTTAGTAAACTTCGCTTTATTAATTTTTGCAACGTTATTAGGCCTTTCTATGTTAAAAAGATTGAACAAAATCATGAAAGAAAAAGGGCATTAATCATCCCTTTTAGATAGATAATAAAGCTGTAGCAGAGTTCTACAGCTTTTTTATTAAATATAAAATTAAAAACTTGCCAAAAACTCAAAAAAAACTATATTTGCTAGTCTTAACAAAAATTAACAATAAAATATGGATAATATTGAAGCATTAAATCCGAAACCGGATGAATTTGTAGAGAATAAAGGTTCCAGACATCCAAAAGGATTATGGGTTCTTTTCGGAACAGAAATGTGGGAACGTTTCAACTTTTATGGGATGAGAGCATTACTTACCTTATTTATGGTAAATTCTCTCTTAATGAAGGAGGCTGATGCATCTATTATTTATGGGGGTTTTCTTGCTTTATGTTATTTAACACCTCTATTAGGAGGTTTTATTGCAGATAAATATCTGGGAAACAGAAACTGTATTATCTTAGGAGGAAGCCTTATGGCAATTGGGCAGTTTTTACTTTTCCTGAGTGCATCTACATTTTCTGAAAGCTTAGGCGGAGCAAAAACCTTTATGTGGTTGGCTTTATTCATTATTATCTTTGGAAATGGTTTCTTCAAACCAAATATTTCCTCAATGGTAGGAAGTCTTTATCCTAAACAAGAAAAATCTAAATTGGATTCGGCGTTTACCATTTTCTATATGGGTATTAATATCGGAGCGTTTTTAGGTCAGTTTATTTGTCCCTATTTAGGAGATGTAAAGGATTCTGCAGGAGTTAGAGATATTTTCGCTTTCAAATGGGGATTCCTGGCTGCATCTATCGCAATGATTATAGGAACAGTAACATTTTTCATCCTTAAAAATAAGTATGTTGTAACTCCTGAAGGAAGACCAATCGGAGGATTACCTAAAAACAGTACCAGCGCAGACTTTGAAGAAGGAGAAACACAAACTGCAAAATTTTCAGGAAAATCTATGGGAATAGCAACTGTATTATTTGTTGCTCTTTTCTTTGTGTTCAGATATGTTCTAGTAGGTGAATTTGGATTCAATTCTGTAGGAATGGGACAGCTTATCAAAGGGCTTATTTATCCATTTATCTACGCTGCAGGGATCTCTCTGGCATTTTTGATCATGAGCTCTGCTGAAAACAAAGTGGAAAGACAAAGAATCTGGGTAATTTATATTGTTTCATTCTTTATTATTTTCTTTTGGGCCGCTTTTGAACAGGCAGGTTCATCTTTAACTTTTATCGCAGATAACCAAACAGACAGAAGTATTTTTGGTTGGAATATGCCGCCATCTATGGTACAAATCTTCAATGGACTATTTGTTGTAGCATTGGCATTGCCATTCAGTATCCTTTGGGATAAATTGAGAGCTAAAGGAAAAGAGCCGGTATCTCCAATGAAACAGGCAATAGGTCTTGCCTTAATTGCTTTAAGTTATTTCATTATCGCTTACAATGTAAAAGATCTGGGAAATACAGGTTTATTAGCCATCAAATGGTTAATGTTATTATATTTGATTCAAACAATGGGAGAGCTTTGTTTATCACCAATCGGATTATCATTGGTAGGTAAGCTTGCTCCAAAAAGATTTGCTTCATTGTTGTATGGGGTTTTCTTTATCTCTAATGCTGCGGGTTATGCCTTAGCAGGTTCTCTAGGGGCTATTATTCCTGCAACAGGAGACAAGTTTGTAAAAGCTGAAAAACTGGGTGTAAATCTACAGGATGTTTTGGATAAAAAAGTAACACTTACTCCTGAGCAATTGGCTTTATTTGAGAAAGAACAATTACCTATTGCCAATACAACTTTTGCGGGTGTAGAAATTCATAATTTATTTGAATTCTTCATGGTATTCGTTGTACTTTGTGGTATCGCATCTGTAATTCTTGCCATACTTTCACCAAGATTAAAGAAAATGATGAACGGCGTAGGCTAGTTTCATTAATAAAATACTATAAAAAACCTCTGCTAAGTCAGAGGTTTTTTTATAAATTAGCGAATCCGTTTCAAAATGAAACATCTTATTTTATTATTGTTCAATTAATATGTATACATTAGAAGAAATACAAAATTTTAAAGGAAAGTATCCTAAACAGCTTTGGACGCTATTCACGGTAGAAATGTGGGAGCGTTTTTGTTT is part of the Chryseobacterium paludis genome and encodes:
- a CDS encoding DUF6496 domain-containing protein, which encodes MSKTKYSDKAQDKVGKVMHEFKEGKLKSSSGKKVTSQKQAVAIGISEAREKGLKVPKKKKD
- a CDS encoding S9 family peptidase, which gives rise to MKKILLTLSIAAVFQNLSAQEITLDKIYSGYYRGKGIAGITSMKNGENYLVIEQGGIAKYSYKTSQKEGNIVDGQYQSYEFSDDESKILLLKDSQPIYRHSFLGKFDVKDLKSGKVTSLNDGKTVQEPRFSPDASKVAFISENNLFFQDLTSGKITQITTDGKKNSILNGLADWVYEEEFGHARLFEWTKNSDALVFVKSDESQVPEIYIPIYGKSLYPSEMRYKYPKAGEKNSIVSAQLYRLDSGKTIPLNLGSFKNYYIPNVFQTAKADEMVLITSERIQNASDILKVNTKTGAVQKLFTETDEKWIDTDSPTLEFLEDDSFLWGSERDGNRHLYWYDKDGKLKKQVTKGNWEVTDYYGYNPKSKEIYVQTTEKGSINKVISKINIENGKSQLISNAEGNNSANFSKNYNYFIETSSTVSKPFTFVLKDGNGKTVKELQNNNDQLQKLKADNFVDKEFITIPNSVGDQMNAWVMKPKNFDPNKKYPLFMFQYSGPGSQQVANTWDTGNTLWFNHLVQKGYIVACVDGRGTGYKGAKFKKVTYMNLGKYEIEDQITAAKWFGNQSYIDKSRIGMFGWSFGGYMTSLAMTKGADVFKAGIAVAPVTNWRYYDSVYTERFMRTPQENAEGYDKNSPTEYANLLKGKLLLIHGTADDNVHFQNSMEFSEALIQNKKQFDFMAYPDKNHGIYGGQTRPQLYEKMTDFILDNL
- a CDS encoding peptide MFS transporter yields the protein MKTKHPKGLPFLFFTEMWERFGYYLILGIFVLYVIEPTGLKGGLGLPDKTADDIFGTYIALTYLTPFIGGFLADRVLGYIKSIYLGGILMAAGYIGMGVFKDLPLFYGSLALIIIGNGFFKPTISTLLGNLYSEEPYRANKDSGYNIFYMGINIGAFICNIIAAFMRNKFGWGEAFITAGVGMLVGMIIFTIGRKHYIHAAQMKPVQEGDTKLSEILIKVFLPAIIAGAIGWFVPNNIFGSDSTDAFIFACIPVIYFYASLYFKAKPEEKTSIGALLSVFLISMFFWAVFKQNGTALTRWANYYTDRSVPAAIEKPLEDIYMVDGKSYKDKEVPVYDDQYQSQKDKDGKTIKTTGKDVYFKNISSEQRAELEKNPEKQVFLYNTELFQSINPFWVIALTPLVVGFWALLRRKGKEPLTPTKIVLGLFISGLSCLVMVLAVIAGDNGAVKVSPWWLVAGYGVITVGELCLSPMGLSFVSKLSPPRITALMMGGFFLANSVGNKLSGILASTWYNYDNKVNYFLVNFALLIFATLLGLSMLKRLNKIMKEKGH
- a CDS encoding peptide MFS transporter is translated as MDNIEALNPKPDEFVENKGSRHPKGLWVLFGTEMWERFNFYGMRALLTLFMVNSLLMKEADASIIYGGFLALCYLTPLLGGFIADKYLGNRNCIILGGSLMAIGQFLLFLSASTFSESLGGAKTFMWLALFIIIFGNGFFKPNISSMVGSLYPKQEKSKLDSAFTIFYMGINIGAFLGQFICPYLGDVKDSAGVRDIFAFKWGFLAASIAMIIGTVTFFILKNKYVVTPEGRPIGGLPKNSTSADFEEGETQTAKFSGKSMGIATVLFVALFFVFRYVLVGEFGFNSVGMGQLIKGLIYPFIYAAGISLAFLIMSSAENKVERQRIWVIYIVSFFIIFFWAAFEQAGSSLTFIADNQTDRSIFGWNMPPSMVQIFNGLFVVALALPFSILWDKLRAKGKEPVSPMKQAIGLALIALSYFIIAYNVKDLGNTGLLAIKWLMLLYLIQTMGELCLSPIGLSLVGKLAPKRFASLLYGVFFISNAAGYALAGSLGAIIPATGDKFVKAEKLGVNLQDVLDKKVTLTPEQLALFEKEQLPIANTTFAGVEIHNLFEFFMVFVVLCGIASVILAILSPRLKKMMNGVG